From one Pontibacillus sp. HMF3514 genomic stretch:
- the mnmE gene encoding tRNA uridine-5-carboxymethylaminomethyl(34) synthesis GTPase MnmE has product METDTISAISTPLGEGAIAIVRLSGPEALEYANQMFRGKDLLEVDTHTIHYGKLVDPATDELVEEVMVSVMRAPKTFTREDIVEINCHGGMVSVNRVLELVLAQGARLAEPGEFTKRAFLNGRIDLSQAEAVMDLIRAKTDRAMNVALKQMDGRLSNLIQNLRQQLLETLAQVEVNIDYPEYDDVEEMTNELMIENTKHVHDEIERILQTAKQGKILREGLGTAIVGRPNVGKSSLMNSLVHENKAIVTEIPGTTRDVIEEYVNVRGVPLRLIDTAGIRETEDLVEKIGVERSRQVLQEADLILLVLNYGDELTEEDKKLFEAVHDMDVIVIVNKTDLPQKLDLEELNRVAGDHPIVNTSLIEEKGIDQLEESISDIFFEGDIDTGDMTYVSNVRHVQLLKQAKDALKDATNGMEAGMPIDLVQIDVTRTWELLGEIVGDTVNESLIDQLFSQFCLGK; this is encoded by the coding sequence ATGGAAACAGATACGATAAGTGCGATTTCGACGCCGCTTGGTGAGGGAGCGATTGCAATTGTTCGTTTAAGTGGTCCTGAGGCGTTGGAATATGCAAATCAAATGTTCAGAGGTAAGGATCTATTGGAAGTAGATACGCATACGATCCATTATGGAAAATTGGTTGATCCAGCAACTGATGAGCTAGTAGAGGAAGTTATGGTTTCTGTCATGCGTGCTCCTAAAACATTTACCCGTGAGGATATTGTAGAGATCAATTGTCATGGGGGGATGGTGTCAGTAAACCGTGTGCTGGAATTAGTTCTTGCACAAGGTGCTCGTCTAGCTGAACCAGGTGAATTTACGAAACGTGCATTTTTAAATGGACGAATTGACCTTTCACAAGCTGAAGCGGTCATGGACTTGATTCGCGCTAAAACGGATCGAGCGATGAACGTTGCCTTAAAACAGATGGATGGTCGACTATCTAATTTAATTCAAAATTTAAGACAACAACTCTTAGAAACATTAGCTCAGGTAGAAGTCAACATTGATTACCCAGAGTATGATGATGTTGAAGAGATGACAAATGAGTTAATGATAGAAAATACGAAACACGTGCATGATGAGATAGAACGGATTTTACAGACAGCAAAACAAGGGAAGATTTTACGTGAGGGGCTAGGTACAGCCATCGTAGGTCGTCCAAACGTAGGAAAGTCTTCATTAATGAACTCACTTGTGCATGAAAATAAAGCAATTGTTACAGAGATCCCAGGAACCACAAGAGACGTGATAGAGGAATATGTAAATGTACGTGGCGTCCCATTACGTTTAATTGATACAGCTGGCATTCGTGAAACAGAAGATTTGGTTGAAAAAATCGGTGTAGAACGTTCTCGTCAGGTACTTCAAGAAGCGGATTTAATTCTTCTCGTGTTAAACTACGGTGATGAGCTAACGGAAGAAGATAAAAAGTTATTTGAAGCCGTTCATGATATGGATGTCATAGTAATTGTTAATAAGACGGATCTTCCGCAAAAGCTTGATCTAGAAGAGTTGAACAGAGTAGCAGGGGATCACCCTATAGTGAACACATCCCTTATAGAAGAAAAAGGCATTGATCAATTAGAAGAATCTATTTCAGATATCTTTTTCGAAGGCGACATTGATACTGGTGATATGACGTATGTTTCAAACGTACGTCACGTACAGCTTTTAAAACAGGCTAAAGATGCACTTAAAGATGCAACGAACGGTATGGAAGCTGGTATGCCAATTGATCTAGTTCAAATTGATGTCACACGTACGTGGGAGCTACTTGGTGAAATTGTTGGGGATACGGTTAATGAAAGTCTCATCGATCAGTTATTCTCTCAATTCTGTTTAGGAAAATAA
- the mnmG gene encoding tRNA uridine-5-carboxymethylaminomethyl(34) synthesis enzyme MnmG, with protein sequence MSTFEAGRYDVIVIGAGHAGVEAALASARRGASTLMLTLNLDMVAFMPCNPSIGGPAKGIVVREIDALGGEMAKTIDQTYIQMRLLNTRKGPAVRALRAQADKHLYIQRMKEVLEEEENLTLRQGMVKRLIVEDGVCKGVETETKAAYYADNVIVTTGTFMRSKVLIGDLAYESGPNNQRSSTDLSDQIQELGIEMVRFKTGTPMRVHGRTIDYSKTEEQPGDDVPRAFSYETTEFIMDQIPCWLTYTNEFTHAIINDNLSSSAMYSGMVEGTGPRYCPSVEDKIVRFNDKPRHQVFLEPEGRNTDEVYVQGLSTSLPENVQNEMMKTVPGLENAEIMRAGYAIEYDSVIPTQLWPTLETKKIEGLFTAGQINGTSGYEEAAAQGIMAGINAASKVLGKDPVILDRSQAYIGVLIDDLVTKGTDEPYRLLTSRAEYRLVLRHDNADLRLTEIGHDIGLIPDERYERFLEKKRLIAEEIERLEGIIIKPSEAVQAAVEAAGGSQLKEAARASDLLKRPEMGYQAVADLTEGGKELPEDVKEQVEIQVKYAGYIQKSNQQIERMRKMETKKIPENIDYDDIHGLASEAREKLKEVRPLSVGQASRISGVNPADVSILLVYIEQGKIAKVADES encoded by the coding sequence ATGTCAACATTCGAAGCAGGACGTTATGATGTTATTGTCATTGGTGCTGGGCATGCCGGTGTTGAAGCAGCGTTAGCCTCTGCACGTCGCGGAGCAAGTACGTTGATGCTGACATTGAACCTCGATATGGTGGCTTTCATGCCATGTAACCCATCAATTGGAGGACCAGCGAAAGGAATTGTAGTACGTGAAATCGATGCTTTGGGTGGCGAAATGGCTAAGACCATTGATCAAACGTACATTCAAATGCGTCTTTTAAATACGAGAAAAGGCCCTGCTGTACGTGCACTAAGGGCTCAAGCTGATAAGCATTTATATATTCAACGCATGAAAGAAGTTCTAGAAGAAGAAGAAAATCTAACACTTCGTCAGGGAATGGTTAAGCGTCTAATTGTAGAAGATGGTGTTTGTAAAGGTGTTGAGACAGAAACAAAAGCAGCTTATTATGCTGACAACGTTATTGTCACAACAGGTACATTCATGCGTAGTAAAGTACTAATCGGAGATCTTGCGTATGAAAGTGGGCCAAACAACCAACGTTCTTCTACAGATCTCTCAGATCAGATTCAGGAACTTGGAATTGAAATGGTTCGATTCAAAACAGGAACACCAATGCGTGTTCATGGTCGTACGATTGATTATTCAAAAACAGAAGAACAACCAGGAGATGACGTGCCACGCGCATTCTCCTACGAGACAACTGAATTTATCATGGATCAAATCCCATGCTGGTTAACGTACACGAATGAATTTACGCATGCGATTATTAACGACAACTTAAGCTCGTCTGCAATGTATTCAGGGATGGTAGAGGGTACAGGACCTCGTTATTGCCCTTCCGTCGAAGATAAAATCGTGCGCTTTAATGATAAGCCACGTCATCAGGTCTTCCTAGAGCCAGAAGGTCGCAACACGGATGAAGTGTATGTCCAAGGCTTGTCTACCTCATTACCTGAAAACGTTCAAAATGAGATGATGAAAACCGTACCAGGTCTTGAAAATGCTGAAATTATGCGTGCTGGATATGCAATTGAATATGATTCTGTTATCCCAACTCAACTTTGGCCAACACTTGAAACGAAAAAGATTGAAGGCCTATTTACTGCTGGTCAGATTAATGGCACTTCCGGTTATGAAGAGGCAGCAGCACAGGGTATTATGGCAGGGATCAATGCAGCATCTAAGGTGCTTGGCAAGGACCCTGTAATATTGGATCGTTCCCAAGCTTATATTGGCGTATTAATTGATGACCTTGTAACCAAGGGAACGGATGAACCATATCGTTTATTAACTTCTCGTGCTGAGTATCGTTTAGTATTGCGTCATGACAACGCTGATCTTCGTTTAACAGAAATCGGTCATGATATTGGCTTGATTCCTGATGAACGTTATGAACGTTTCCTAGAGAAGAAACGACTTATTGCTGAGGAAATTGAGCGCCTTGAAGGTATTATTATAAAGCCTTCAGAAGCGGTTCAAGCTGCTGTAGAGGCTGCTGGAGGTTCACAGCTTAAGGAAGCTGCTCGTGCATCAGACTTACTGAAACGCCCAGAAATGGGATATCAAGCTGTTGCTGATCTAACTGAAGGCGGAAAAGAGCTGCCAGAAGACGTTAAGGAACAAGTAGAAATTCAAGTGAAATACGCAGGATATATCCAAAAATCCAATCAGCAAATTGAACGTATGCGTAAGATGGAAACGAAAAAGATCCCAGAAAATATCGATTATGATGATATTCATGGACTTGCATCTGAAGCACGTGAAAAATTGAAAGAAGTTCGTCCATTATCTGTTGGGCAAGCTTCACGTATTTCTGGGGTTAACCCTGCGGATGTATCCATTTTACTTGTTTATATTGAACAAGGGAAAATCGCTAAAGTAGCGGATGAATCCTAA